A stretch of the Argentina anserina chromosome 6, drPotAnse1.1, whole genome shotgun sequence genome encodes the following:
- the LOC126797349 gene encoding protein EPIDERMAL PATTERNING FACTOR 1 encodes MKGRKDVVIAVLLVLLLVPAAMSARHLARPHSRHVRHLRSSSALSKSTTTTTTSTKDHQGAHVAAGQFFRKGPDTLQVAGSSLPDCSHACGSCTPCRLVMVSFVCASIEEAETCPMAYKCMCNNKSYPVP; translated from the exons ATGAAGGGTCGGAAAGATGTTGTCATTGCAGTTCTCCTTGTACTTCTTTTAGTTCCAGCTGCCATGTCTGCTAGGCACCTAGCTCGCCCTCACTCAC GTCATGTGCGTCATTTGCGTTCTTCATCTGCACTATCAAAAAGTACTACTACAACTACAACATCTACAAAAGATCATCAGGGTGCTCACGTAGCTGCAGGACAGTTTTTCAGAAAGGGGCCGGACACACTTCAAGTGGCAGGCTCGTCGTTACCAGACTGTTCACACGCCTGCGGATCTTGCACGCCATGTCGACTGGTGATGGTGAGCTTCGTTTGCGCATCGATAGAGGAAGCCGAGACTTGTCCCATGGCTTACAAGTGCATGTGTAATAACAAGTCTTATCCCGTACCGTAA